One genomic segment of Nocardia spumae includes these proteins:
- a CDS encoding MBL fold metallo-hydrolase: MQSRTDEIADRIYRISTFVPEVGPTGFTFNQFLVVDEEPLLFHCGMRALFPLVSERINAIVPVETLRWITFGHVEADECGAMNMFLAAAPDAQVAHGVLGCEVSINDLADRPPRPLADGEVIELGERRIRHIDTPHAPHNWESRVLYEETTGVLFCGDLMTQVGDGPALTESDVVGPASFAEDVFGATSLGPAVPAALHRLADLTPSTLAIMHGSSFAGDGATALRELAADYERRLAPV; encoded by the coding sequence ATGCAGAGCCGTACCGATGAGATAGCCGACCGCATCTACCGGATCTCGACCTTCGTGCCGGAGGTCGGGCCGACCGGATTCACCTTCAACCAGTTCCTCGTCGTCGACGAGGAGCCGCTGCTGTTCCACTGCGGAATGCGTGCGCTGTTCCCGCTGGTATCCGAGCGGATCAACGCGATCGTGCCCGTCGAGACCCTGCGCTGGATCACCTTCGGCCATGTCGAGGCCGACGAATGCGGGGCGATGAACATGTTCCTGGCCGCCGCACCCGACGCCCAGGTCGCCCACGGCGTGCTGGGGTGCGAGGTGTCGATCAACGATCTGGCCGATCGCCCGCCCCGGCCGCTGGCCGACGGCGAGGTGATCGAACTGGGCGAGCGGCGCATCCGGCATATCGATACGCCGCACGCGCCACACAACTGGGAGTCGCGGGTGCTGTACGAGGAGACCACCGGGGTGTTGTTCTGCGGTGATCTCATGACCCAGGTGGGTGACGGTCCCGCGCTCACCGAATCCGATGTCGTCGGCCCCGCGTCCTTCGCAGAGGACGTCTTCGGCGCCACCTCACTCGGCCCCGCCGTGCCGGCCGCACTGCATCGTCTCGCGGATCTGACTCCGTCGACGCTGGCGATCATGCACGGATCGAGTTTCGCCGGGGACGGCGCCACCGCACTGCGCGAGCTGGCCGCCGATTACGAAAGGCGTTTGGCCCCGGTGTGA